Proteins co-encoded in one Ictalurus punctatus breed USDA103 chromosome 18, Coco_2.0, whole genome shotgun sequence genomic window:
- the LOC108278696 gene encoding vitelline membrane outer layer protein 1-like precursor, whose protein sequence is MYFVLTVVLPLLMLSFGECASVNDTQSKIASPYPSMINVLNGQRWGTWGTAVKCPSGTYATGFSLKVLTNQGIWDDTALNGIALQCSKPIGPTGYVGPYTTIRTAEGSWGTWTQNIWCPSGVLKSFQLRVESYQGVFRDDTAANNIRFTCTGGNVLEGSGMTWGSWGTWSSVCGGTGICGFQTKVEPPQGIWDDTSLNDVRFYCCS, encoded by the exons ATGTATTTTGTGCTTACTGTTGTTTTGCCTCTGCTCATGCTTTCCTTCGGGGAGTGTGCAAGTGTCAACGACACACAAAGCAAAATTGCCTCCCCGTATCCCAGTATGATTAATGTGTTGAATGGACAGAGATGGGGAACATGGGGAACTGCAGTGAAGTGTCCTTCAGGCACATACGCTACGGGCTTTAGCCTCAAG GTTCTGACAAATCAGGGGATTTGGGATGACACAGCCCTAAATGGAATTGCCCTTCAGTGCTCTAAACCGATCGGGCCTACTGGTTATGTCGGGCCCTACACAACCATCAGGACTGCTGAAGGAAG TTGGGGAACCTGGACACAGAACATCTGGTGCCCCAGTGGAGTACTCAAATCTTTCCAGCTGCGCGTGGAGAGTTATCAGGGAGTGTTTCGAGATGACACCGCTGCTAACAACATAAG GTTCACGTGCACCGGAGGCAATGTGTTGGAAGGCAGTGGAATGACCTGGGGTAGCTGGGGTACCTGGAGCTCAGTTTGTGGTGGAACTGGGATTTGTGGGTTCCAAACAAAAGTGGAGCCACCTCAGGGCATATGGGATGATACATCTCTCAACGATGTCCGCTTCTATTGCTGCAGCTAA
- the LOC108278692 gene encoding vitelline membrane outer layer protein 1 homolog precursor (The RefSeq protein has 3 substitutions compared to this genomic sequence) yields the protein MHRLTWSILIIFLALFACHVKGKRAQRSADRRYQSLLSVDNGQRWGTWGLKEICPLGYYAAGFSLKVAGYWESLLVGDNTALNGIRLHCVNSLGGSGPYSDYATVQSDTGSWGKWTDIQWCNSGMLKSFQLRVEPYQGTVWDDTAANNIKFKCGGNDEEIKGAGMSWGDWGSWSASCTGKGICGIQTIVEEPRGMGDDTALNDVRFYCCE from the exons ATGCATCGGCTAACTTGGAGTATACTGATAATTTTTCTGGCATTATTTGCATGCCATGTAAAGGGAAAAAGAGCTCAGCGAAGTGCTGACAGGCCCTATCAATCATTGTTATCTGTGGATAATGGCCAACGCTGGGGCACATGGGGTCTTAAAGAAATGTGTCCATTGGGTTACTATGCTGCAGGCTTCAGTCTTAAG GTTGCAGGTTACTGGGAATCTTTGCTAGTTGGTGATAACACTGCACTAAATGGAATTCGTCTTCACTGCGTTAACTCACTCGGAGGATCAGGACCATACTCTGACTATGCCACAGTACAATCAGACACCGGAAG cTGGGGTAAATGGACAGATATTCAGTGGTGTAACTCTGGGATGTTAAAAAGTTTTCAGCTACGTGTGGAGCCTTACCAAGGAACCGTGTGGGACGATACTGCAGCAAATAATATCAA GTTTAAATGCGGTGGAAATGATGAGGAAATTAAAGGTGCAGGAATGTCTTGGGGTGACTGGGGCTCTTGGAGTGCCTCCTGTACCGGAAAAGGCATCTGTGGAATCCAGACAATCGTTGAAGAACCAAGAGGCGTGGGAGACGACACAGCGCTGAACGACGTGCGATTCTACTGCTGTGAATAA